A single Tenacibaculum sp. Bg11-29 DNA region contains:
- a CDS encoding sialidase family protein, with protein sequence MKTITKVFIAFLPYALIAQQATSPKKIEEALLQKEALIKTSLVKNISFENIGPTVMSGRVVDIDVNPENTTEFYVGYASGGLWYTNNNGTTFIPVLDNSPTQNVGDIAVDWKSGTIWVGTGENNSSRSSYAGIGILKSTDKGKTWVNVGLTDSHHIGRILINPKNPDEVVIGVIGHLYSSNTERGIFKTADGGKTWNKTLFVNDNTGIIDVQPAPDNFNVLYAAAWQRDRTAWNFKGDGENSAIYKSTDAGNSWIKISENNGFPNGKSVGRIGLAVFNENTVYAFHDSQFRRKDEKKKVTSNALTKGDFKTMQISDFLKLKDKKLNTYLKMNGFQEKYRAENVKQMVRAGSVKPADLAKYLENANTLLFDTPVVGAEVFKTTNGGGSWKKTHEDYLDDLYYSYGYYFGEIRVDPQDENGIYVLGVPVLKSKDGGKTFTSISKENVHADHQALWVNPKKKGHLIEGNDGGLNISYDDGESWVKANQPAVGQFYTVYADNQKNYKVYGGLQDNGVWVANNNAKINKRWKQTGKNPYESLMGGDGMQVAVDDRNPNIVYTGYQFGNYYRIDRETGSQKYIQPKHTLGETPYRFNWQTPIQLSKHNQDILYLGGNKLHRSLDRGDTWEAISNDLTKGGKKGNVAYGTLTTISESPFQFGLLYVGSDDGLIHVSKNGGGSWENISSTLPQNLWVTRVIASKHKKETVYVTLNGYRFDDFTTYIYKSDDYGKTWQNISNNIPASPVNVIKEDPKKETILYVGTDNGLYTSLDKGKNWQPFKKELPNVAVHDLVIQPTAKHLIVATHGRSLYKANVAPLQEFNNEEALFSIKNISKSDFWGSSWSKWLKANTPKVVIPFYVNKNEEVTIHIYSDEILVNAIKTKAEKGFNEAVFDASFSNKGLKEFRKKNENTTIKKAKNDTYYLPKGKYTVEINNKKQVFEIK encoded by the coding sequence ATGAAAACGATTACTAAAGTTTTTATAGCATTTTTACCATATGCTTTAATAGCACAACAAGCTACTTCGCCTAAGAAAATTGAAGAAGCATTATTACAAAAAGAAGCATTAATAAAAACATCGTTAGTTAAAAATATTTCTTTTGAGAATATAGGGCCGACTGTAATGAGTGGTCGTGTAGTTGATATAGATGTAAATCCAGAAAATACTACCGAATTTTATGTAGGATATGCTTCTGGAGGGTTGTGGTATACGAATAACAATGGAACAACATTTATACCAGTTTTAGATAATTCTCCGACACAGAATGTAGGTGATATTGCTGTAGATTGGAAGAGTGGAACAATATGGGTGGGTACAGGAGAAAACAATTCTTCTCGTTCGTCGTATGCAGGTATTGGAATTTTAAAATCGACAGATAAAGGTAAAACTTGGGTGAATGTTGGGTTAACCGATTCTCATCATATTGGTAGAATTTTAATCAACCCTAAAAACCCAGATGAGGTTGTTATTGGAGTTATTGGTCACTTATATTCTTCAAATACAGAAAGAGGAATTTTTAAGACAGCCGATGGTGGCAAAACATGGAATAAAACCTTGTTTGTTAATGATAATACAGGTATTATAGATGTGCAACCAGCACCTGATAATTTTAATGTGTTGTATGCAGCAGCATGGCAACGAGATCGTACAGCGTGGAATTTTAAAGGAGATGGAGAGAATTCTGCAATTTATAAATCTACAGATGCAGGTAATTCTTGGATTAAAATTTCAGAGAATAATGGATTTCCTAACGGCAAAAGCGTTGGTAGAATTGGTTTAGCCGTTTTTAATGAAAATACAGTATATGCTTTTCATGATAGTCAATTTAGAAGAAAAGATGAAAAGAAAAAAGTAACTTCTAATGCATTGACTAAAGGTGATTTTAAAACAATGCAGATTTCAGATTTTTTGAAATTAAAAGATAAAAAGCTGAATACCTATTTAAAAATGAATGGTTTTCAAGAAAAGTATCGTGCTGAAAATGTAAAACAAATGGTGCGTGCAGGTTCTGTTAAACCAGCTGATTTAGCTAAGTATTTAGAAAACGCAAACACTTTATTATTTGATACACCTGTTGTTGGAGCTGAGGTTTTTAAAACAACGAATGGTGGGGGAAGTTGGAAAAAAACACATGAAGATTACTTAGATGATTTGTATTATTCTTATGGTTATTATTTTGGTGAAATTAGAGTTGATCCGCAAGATGAAAACGGAATTTATGTATTGGGTGTTCCTGTTTTAAAATCGAAAGATGGTGGGAAAACTTTTACATCTATTAGTAAAGAAAATGTGCATGCCGATCATCAAGCATTATGGGTAAACCCTAAAAAGAAAGGACATTTAATAGAAGGAAATGATGGAGGATTAAATATTTCTTACGATGATGGAGAAAGTTGGGTAAAAGCAAATCAACCGGCTGTTGGTCAGTTTTACACAGTGTATGCTGATAATCAGAAGAATTATAAAGTGTATGGAGGTTTACAAGATAATGGGGTTTGGGTAGCAAATAACAATGCGAAAATTAATAAACGTTGGAAACAAACAGGTAAAAATCCGTATGAAAGTTTAATGGGAGGAGACGGAATGCAAGTTGCTGTTGATGATAGAAATCCGAACATTGTGTATACAGGTTATCAGTTTGGTAATTATTACCGAATTGATAGAGAAACAGGAAGCCAAAAATACATTCAACCAAAACATACATTAGGAGAAACACCATATCGTTTTAACTGGCAAACACCAATTCAGTTATCAAAACATAATCAAGATATTTTATACTTAGGAGGAAATAAATTACATAGATCTTTAGATAGAGGTGATACTTGGGAAGCTATTTCTAATGATTTAACCAAAGGAGGAAAAAAAGGGAATGTTGCTTACGGTACGCTAACAACAATTTCTGAAAGCCCGTTTCAATTTGGATTACTTTATGTGGGATCTGATGATGGTTTGATACATGTTTCTAAAAACGGAGGTGGTAGCTGGGAGAATATTTCTAGTACATTACCGCAAAATCTATGGGTAACTCGTGTAATTGCTTCAAAACATAAAAAAGAGACGGTATATGTTACTTTAAACGGATATAGATTTGATGATTTTACTACTTATATATACAAATCTGATGATTATGGTAAAACATGGCAAAATATTAGCAATAACATTCCTGCATCTCCAGTAAATGTAATTAAAGAAGACCCTAAAAAAGAAACTATATTATATGTAGGAACCGATAACGGATTGTATACTTCTTTAGATAAAGGAAAAAACTGGCAACCGTTTAAAAAAGAACTACCTAATGTAGCGGTTCATGATTTAGTAATTCAACCTACAGCAAAACACTTAATAGTAGCGACTCATGGGCGTAGTTTGTATAAGGCAAATGTAGCTCCGTTACAAGAATTTAATAATGAAGAAGCGTTATTTTCTATCAAAAATATTAGCAAAAGTGATTTTTGGGGAAGTTCTTGGAGTAAATGGTTAAAAGCGAATACACCTAAAGTTGTTATTCCGTTTTATGTAAACAAAAATGAAGAAGTTACAATACATATTTATTCAGATGAAATTTTGGTAAATGCTATAAAAACGAAAGCTGAAAAAGGTTTTAATGAAGCTGTTTTTGACGCTTCTTTTTCCAATAAAGGATTAAAAGAGTTTCGTAAGAAAAATGAAAATACAACAATTAAAAAAGCTAAAAATGATACGTATTATTTACCTAAAGGGAAGTATACCGTTGAAATAAATAATAAAAAACAAGTATTTGAAATAAAATAA
- the ygiD gene encoding 4,5-DOPA dioxygenase extradiol, with protein MAPLSNIENMMNVFENTPKMPVLFLGHGTPMNAIEENEYTLGFKKIAKTLPKPNAIICVSAHWLTKGTKITAMENPRTIHDFGGFPQELHDVNYPAKGNNELAKETQKLFLPNNKIELDHEWGLDHGTWSVIKHLYPKADIPVLQLSIDYYKSPEYHFELSKKLAKLRYKGVLIIGSGNIVHNIGKMDTNTAKHDFGNEAREIVNKLILDENFKPLLNYKKLGKAVQLAIPTPDHYFPLIYSLGLKDKTDKIELFNDSLQNPRISMTSLKID; from the coding sequence ATGGCACCGCTTTCAAATATTGAAAATATGATGAATGTTTTTGAAAACACACCCAAAATGCCCGTTCTATTCTTAGGCCATGGTACACCTATGAATGCTATTGAAGAAAATGAATATACTTTAGGATTTAAAAAAATAGCTAAAACATTACCAAAACCAAATGCTATAATTTGTGTTTCGGCTCACTGGTTAACAAAAGGAACAAAAATTACAGCTATGGAAAACCCAAGGACAATACATGATTTTGGTGGTTTTCCTCAGGAATTACACGATGTAAATTATCCTGCAAAAGGGAATAATGAATTAGCAAAAGAAACACAGAAATTATTTTTACCTAATAATAAAATAGAATTAGATCATGAATGGGGATTAGACCACGGAACTTGGTCGGTAATAAAGCATTTGTACCCTAAAGCAGATATTCCGGTTTTACAATTAAGTATTGATTATTATAAATCTCCCGAATACCATTTTGAACTAAGTAAAAAACTAGCTAAACTACGTTATAAAGGAGTTTTAATTATTGGTAGTGGAAATATTGTTCATAACATTGGTAAAATGGATACCAACACAGCCAAACATGATTTTGGCAATGAAGCTAGAGAAATTGTTAATAAATTGATTTTAGATGAAAACTTTAAACCTTTATTAAATTATAAAAAATTAGGAAAAGCAGTACAGCTAGCAATTCCTACTCCAGATCATTATTTTCCTTTAATTTATTCTCTAGGCTTAAAAGATAAAACTGACAAAATTGAGTTGTTTAACGACTCTTTACAAAACCCAAGAATTAGTATGACATCTTTAAAAATAGATTAA
- the folB gene encoding dihydroneopterin aldolase: MGIIRVNNIRLYTNHGCLEEEAKIGSEYRIDIEVKADLQKSAKTDELVDTVDYVHLNHIIKEEMAIRSKLLEHVAQRILDRVFKEIQLIEEVEVSVSKINPPIGGNVAEVVIVLKEVRKS; the protein is encoded by the coding sequence ATGGGAATTATACGTGTAAACAACATCCGGTTATATACAAATCACGGATGTTTAGAAGAAGAAGCTAAAATTGGCTCAGAATATCGAATTGATATAGAAGTGAAAGCAGATTTACAAAAATCAGCAAAAACAGATGAACTAGTTGATACTGTTGACTATGTTCATTTAAATCATATTATTAAAGAAGAAATGGCAATTCGATCTAAATTATTAGAGCATGTTGCGCAACGTATTTTAGATAGAGTATTTAAAGAAATACAATTAATTGAAGAGGTGGAAGTTAGCGTTTCAAAAATTAATCCACCGATAGGAGGTAATGTGGCTGAAGTGGTAATTGTTTTAAAAGAAGTGCGTAAAAGTTAA